The Pleuronectes platessa chromosome 22, fPlePla1.1, whole genome shotgun sequence region AGAAACCTGGAGGAAACATAAATATGGTGGTAGCtctgaaaagttgtttttttatcttataaTCCTGGATAAAGCAACAAACTTACTGATTTGTGAGGTTACTTCTAAAGAAAATAGCTTTTCATCACCACTATGatgttataaaataataataatcagacaGCAACTGTAAGAGGAAAAAGGAGGGAGCTACTCTGATTTCTATCTCCCTGccagatgaaagcagacctgTGCTCCAGTGTTTGAAATTGCGCAGCTTCCATCGTGCACCCACAGAAGCACATAACACCCTTTCTGTCCAACACCTGTTTGTGTGACCTGTCGAGTACATGTCAGagggaagctgcaggaagcacTCTGACGCACTCTACATTGTACCTGACAACGTGACCGTATACTTTCCCAAAATGAGATGCAAAAAGATGATAAATAAAGCaactaaatatatgaatataacaagAATAACAACCCAATAAGATCACCAAGACCCAAAAATTACAAGACAGACAACGCACGCACAACCTCACCTAACTCCCTATCACAGCTGACTGTATCTGGGAGTGATCACGCACCTTACATACAAActcaagaggaggagagaggggaaaaccaaacacaaatatacaaaagtACGCAAATACACACTGGGGTGAATCGGAAGGCAAGTGCTCCAAACCGTGAAGCAAACAAGATTCGTCCTTGAGCTGCTCAgtgaatattttattatttcaattttGAGGATATCTTTGAGGCATTGGGATATAACAGAAGTCTTGGCAGTAAGAGCTTCATACCACTGGCTCTGACAGATATGACTGCAGCTATTGAAGTTAAGTAAAAGGGACATACTTTAAATTCCCGTAAGTATGAAGCTCTGGGCAAAGCTCCATCCCCAGCTCCTGCTCCCATTTAGTTCTGGCTTTAGTCGTACCACTATCTTTAAATAGCATGTGGTgagttatagattttttttaaatgaagggaCTGTGGTGTGGAATTAAAGATGCGCTGCGACAATCAAGACATTTTCAagggtttgcctttcacacaaaacacagtagGAGGTTGTCTTATTTAGAAGAGTACGAACAAACATGAATCCACTTCAGGATTCTTTTGTTTTAACTTGttctttgtctttccaagttgacattgttggcgtcttctacgtgtatagCACCTATATTTCATCCTtagatatttttattcatttcatttttccaaTTTTGCGTCTGTCAACGCAcccactcgctcgctgtgaGTGTCTGGATAGTATCCAGCTGCAGCCACATGGGCTCACTTAGAGATTCTCCAGATTTTAACCAGGGGGTTGCAGAATTACGCTCTTCTTGCAGGAGATCACACCCCCTCACCAAAGTGACATTAAGCAAGAATAGACTTCAGGGAAAGGAGTGGGAATTGAAGAGGAAACACTCTCCATATTCCAAGTCGGTGGACCATGAAACTCGTTTTTTGCTACCTGGAAGGTAAAAAAGTTGCCATGTGTTGCTTCAAGATTTCGAAACCGTTACCAGATTTTGTGTAACTTTTAAATAAAGCACACATGACAGGAATGTATACGTCTGCGGCCGTATGGCTCATTCCGGTGGTGTAGACATGAACAACCATACAGGAATGCTTTGACGCGGCACAGAGAAGCTACACACTGACGTGCTCAAACATGACATGCAAACCTTGTTGTGTTTCGCCTTGTGTGTTTTGCATATCACTGACTGTATTCAAACACAAGGGTGCACCGTGGGAGCAACTGGACGGGCTACTATAACACAACCGGTGATGCAAATCATGTAGCATGTTTAATGACACTTGGATGTGGGGTTGTCTAGTCATTtaaaggtagatagatagatagatagatagatagatagatagatagatagatagatagatagatagatggacagatggatagatagatagacagatagataccTCAAAGCTGTCACTGTTAAGAATTATAGTGGAGATATTGACAATACAATATTTTAAGTATAAGTTAATACCTGAAACTATACAAAGTTGTGCATTGGACTAACATAGCCTGTAAAATGAATGATGCAGCAGAtgtaagtgtatttaaaaataagGTGAAAACAATGCAAGAATAAAgctttacaatttaaaactacagatataaataaatagcaaCGTCATATATTTGCATGTATACTAATTCTATTGAAGTTAATAGGTAAGGAAATTGCTCGCCGATGCATTGTTTGTAATGACAAAGACTATAGATGTTAAATAAACACGGATGGTCTTGTACAGAATTGCACAACACGGTGTTGCCCACTGTTTGGTGCGTTCCTAAACTCCCACAGGTTCGAGCACAAGTACATTTAGCGCCCTGGTTACGTGTGCTAGCTTTTTGTGGTTCCAGCTGAATGTTTCTTCTCCGTTGTGttgctaaaaaaaaattgtgcaaGTATCCCCCCCACGAGAATGGCTGCAATGTTACGGGCGTTAACTCCTCCGCTGAGCTCGGCGTCCAGGGACCAACTATCCTCGTCGAGCCCGAGAAACCCGCTCCCTCACGCGGCCGCTGTCACTTGTTTTCCTCCCCGCCAGCTGGAGCTAGCTTGTTACCGTTAGGAGCAGCTAGCGTTAGCCGCCTGGACGCCGCGGAGCTCGGGGAGAAAGTTGCGGGGCGAGAGCGAAGTTTCTCGGggggaggaaaaacaagagaCGGAAGAGCCGCAGGTTCGCTTCTCACGCAACAGTTTGCGGAGCTGAACACCCGCAACGGGAAAGTAACGTGTTTTatgaatattgttatttttacctTATGCTGTAGTAACTCATGTTCGTCCACGGTTGCTAAGGAAGATCCTCGTGCGGCGGCTCACGGTCTGTGGAGGACTGATGTTACTGCGGTCCTTGGTTACCGAGCACACCAAGAAGCCCCGCTGCTATTGGTCGGCCCGCGATCTTAGCTGGACGCCGATTGGAGGATGTGTCTgagcggaggaggagagtgtAATTGACGATGGATGGAAAAGTGAAAAGCATTTGTAACAGAAAATATatcttattaaatatatatatatgcatccactctatatgtatatttatatatatctataggACCTCCATTAAGCCATCACGACAAAAATATCAGATTTCTGAAAACATGACTAAAGTATTTTATTCAactgtgtttgcttttaaattTCATTTTGACATGCATAACAGctacctgcccccccccactACACTGCTCCTCTTTCTTTGCACACATAATAATTATTACACATCTCTTTTGTTGTAATACATCATCTGTAGAGTTACATGGCATTGCATCAAAAACATAGATCAaattttcaattattttatgAAACATATGATTTTGTGTCATTGAGAAAAATATGGTGATGTAATGTCATTTATAGTTCATTTAGGCACAGCCCGGATCAAAAATAGTTATTTCAATGCAGAAGTATTCACATAACAAGAAATAGGGTTTTTTTCTACCAGAGGTTGCAATTTATGAAAACAAGACTTGCCTTTGATTTGCAACATTATCTGGAAAAGCCCGGTATGAGTGGaatctgtgtaaatatattcTCAGAAATGGATATTGCAGTAATTAGACCTATAATCAGATTTATTCAGTATTAGATTTGAGTCTTATAGAGACAGGATGGGTAAGGCAGTTATATCATTACCCCCTTGTCTTGTCattaaaattgaataaaaataaacagtaaacagtCAGTAACCTGATGTATGACAATCAGAAGCAGGAGCAcaattcagtttagtaaaatgcTTCATGGAGAATTCTGATCACATAAATTGTCCAGTGAATAACAGGGGTTTTTCTTCCCTGTTGACATTATTGCCTGATTCTCTTCTCACCAAACCTGAACATCAGCTGTGAATGATCACATCTGAATCAGAGAGAAGACCTCGTGTTTTTAAAAGTAACATCAgacccttcctcttcctccatgtcACCTTCAACCCATAATCCCTCTCTGGTGTGTCCGCCACCAAAATGTCAGGTGGCTGATTACTCGGCGGTGAACATGATTGAGCCAGTAGCTTGTGTACAGAGGGGGAAGAGGGACAACTGCTCCCTTCTTGTATTAGTTTCGGAGTGTCCACATCAGGTGCTGGTCCGATACTGCTGAACTCAGTGGAGTCGGGTGTTAAAGCGTTCGCTGGAATTGTGCATTTCTCCACTCGAATAGGTGAGGCTTCAGCTTGGTCAACACATCTACTGGAGGATGCAGCACCGTCAGAGAATGTCTCCACTTTCTTTCTCCTAATTGAGGCCGACTGTCTCTTTGGCATCTGTacatgctgtgcacatgaaaCCGCCTTTTTGAGTCGGCATGATCTGTGTGGTAGATTTCCCTCATCGGGCGCAGGAGCCGACTCTGTGGCTTTCTTTGCGCGTGTGCTCTTCGGTTGTTGGTCTCTTGACCTCGTCTGGAACGATAACGAGGGGAATTTGCACACACTGGTTTTCCTGGACAGCTGACTGCAACGGTCAAGGATGCTCGTGGTAGACTGAcatttcctccttcctcttcttgctGGAGGTGCAGCCGCGAGTGAGGTGTCAAATTGTGGGTTTACCTGAAAGATTGACAAGTCATATATAATATTCATATTGAGCTGGTGAAATAGCTGCACAGGAAGCTCACACCAATGCACAACTTACCCACGAATTAAGAGTGGAGCTGCTCTGGGCTTGTGTCTCTGTGAAGAACTCTTTGGGTTGAAGAGCTGCTCGCACATCGGGCTCATTTTGGAGTCTGGCTCCGTTCAGTGGTCGCTCCAGAAACAGCAATGGAGGCTTCCCTGTGTTTGAGGCTTTACGGGGCATCAATAGAAGTCATTCCCGTccagctaaataaataaaaacaccaataaaactcttttaaaacatttagaaGAGCATCACAACAACGTACAACCACAACCAGCTGTTTTACCTTGTTACGTTTCCATTCGTAGTTACAGCCCAAATATTAAACTTACCTTTATTTGGTTCCTTGCGTGAGACACATGCGTCATCACAtgttattaaaacacatgtatgttaaagttaaatattccgttgttgtttttgtttaactctgaacgttttgttttgctttcgtCGCGTTCCAAATCATTTCCCGGTTTCCGCCATCCTCGTCTCCGATTGGCTGAGTCTCCTTCCCCCGTCGAGCCGCTATTGGTGGAATCTTACATTGACGTCATCACAGCGGGACGGGGCAGCGCCAAAATTCAAAAACGTCTCCGGGCTGCAGAAGACGTCATGTAAATACAAGAAGgagcttttttgttttattgatatCATGGAATATTTGGATTATTTGACTCCACGCTGAATGAAGACACGGGTTCGAATCCCCAGCAGCACAGCGCAGGTCGAGCGGAAGAGCCCGGAACATCGCAGTAATGTGAAGGTTCGTCTCCGGTTCTTCACAATGGCACAGGGCGACTAGCTTTCCATGCTAACGTGGCTAGCCCTTAGCCTCCCTGTCACATTTAGCCCAGAGGAAAGCTCTAATGTCGGATAACTCGTCCCAGCAGCTTGTTGCCGGAGATTCATTCAAGTTTATAGAGACACGAGAAGTCCTTTGATTAATTTAGCTGCACGACGTTTTGCCATTGTTCCACCGATTCACCTCCTGTTGAAGTCAACCCCCGCAACATGCTATTTTAACGGTTTCACCACTTCCTACTCACGTGTACATCTTAATACAGATATTTTGTGATGTTTTACCAGCAATAATACGCAACTGTGGAATTCGGCATGGTTTAAGTAAACAACACATCACTTATTGTGATTAAAAAGTACTTATTTAGGATTGCACCGCCCCTTGTAGCCGATACAAAGCAGCTGCACAGACTGTCCTCAGATCGGTGGCTGTTTGTGGGTTTCTTTGTTATCCTcgtgttttaattaaatttgagttaatttgCATTAAACGTTACACAGAACACAGCATTACAACGTCTGTTGTTCTGGATCAACTGATTCATGCAAACAGACAGTTAGTTATTTAGTGCAAGGATGAGAAACTGAAACGCAGACATTCATTTTAaccctttattattattttaatatgtattattaccaaatgattttctttgtttctaaATCTATCAGGGAAAGGAGCAAAGGTTTGAAACCAGGCTAACAGGCAGCTAGCAAGTAGCTCTGCACAGATTTCACCATTTTCATGTGCTTCATGCTAGAAAGCTAAAACGtactataaaaaacaaatgagaaacaaatcattacagcaaaatgGAGAATACACacataatgttatttttataaatatattgattCAGCACCAGATTAAATGGAGGGGTAAACTATAACCACTCACTAATTTAAAGTTTGCGAGGATAAACAGTttataatcacattttaaaagcaGACACTGTTGTAGCAGACCTTAGGTCAAGTATAGAGTTTATTATAAGTATTAAAAGGTCATCTTTAACTCAAATTTAATTTACAGAGAGTTATTGTTAATCTTTGACAACCTTATGTATTTTTGAGTCGACTGCTTGTGCTTTTCGCTTTGTACAGAATTCCAGTAAAGAACAAGCGGCTTTTCAGTGATCTGCTGACCATGAGACGGAGCCCAAGGAGACCACTGATCCTCAAAAGAAGGAAGCTGCCTTTCCAGCAAAATGACGCGACAACAGCAGCTGGTTCACAAAGCCAGATCGCTGAGTCCGGCTCAGAAGAATCCACGAAACCGGACGCGAGTCGGTGCTTCCCCGATGGGATCCGCATCATGAACCACCCCTCCATGCCCGACACTCAGGTGGTCGTCATTCCCAAGACAGCTGACCTGCAAAGTATCATCGGGGCCCTCACCGCCAAAGGCAAAGAGTGTGGTGCCCAGGGACCTAACAAGTTCATCCTTCTGAGTGAGAGCGGCAGCTGCAACAATGGATCCTTTTGTCAGACTGCTGCTGAAGTGGATGGCGTCTCTACAATGAGAGCAGACAGTCAACCAGTGAAAGTGGAAACTATGCGCAAGCCCCCTGACGCTAAACCGCTCACTGGGATTAAATCATGTAAAgacctgagattatttttgcACATTCTTGTTAGTATCTTTTTTGTGTAAACTCTAATCTaggtttatatttttttattctcagtTAACAAGGAGCTGGAGTGTCGCCCTTTAGACGAAAGCCTCACCAACATTCAGTGGCTGGGCAAAATGAGCCCATCTACCCTGGAACCAGCTCCTCCCAAGCAGGTGACCGGCAAAGAGAACCGCGACACAGATGTACAAGCTCCTCAGGTCAGCTGCTCCTTCTCATTCTCTCACTGGGATTGTTAATGTTCATGTGTAAACAGCTGCTTCTGGGGGAGGAACACTGATCTCGGTCATGTCCCAACAATGTCCCTTAAACTGTACTTTAACCAGTCTGTCTCTGAAATGCTGACATTTTCTATTCTCCCCTGTGTTTTAATTCCTTTTTTCTACAGGCACAGGATAAACCAGCAGAGGAAGTAGCTGTTCAACAACCCAATTCAGAGAGGCCACCATACTCCTACATGGCCATGATCCAGTTTGCCATCAACAGTCAAAAGAACAGAAGGATGACACTGAAAGAGATTTACACTTGGATCGAGGAGCACTTCCCTTACTTTAGAGAGGTGGCCAAACCAGGATGGAAGGTACAGTAGTACTATACAATGTATAATTCATGGTCACGTATTCCACAATACATGACAAAGTAGACCTTTcatcacagacagaaacatgcaTTTAAGATTTTCTTATTCATTATTATAGAATTCCATTCGCCATAACCTCTCCCTGCACGACATGTTCATTCGTGACACGTCACCggacggtaaagtctctttctGGACCATCCGGCCTGAAGCGAATCGATGTCTCACTCTTGATCAGGTTTACAGGGTGAGCGCAACTGATCCATTATTTTTCAGAATTATACTTGGTGCCACTTTTGACTTGTTTTGGATTTCAACTTCTGTATTTTCCCCTTCTCCCTTCCCATCGCTCTCCACAGCCGGGTTGTGACCCAATGACTGCTCCTGTCCAAGTGCCAATGCTTTTATTTCCCCATCAAGTAAGACTGATTTACTCTTCTTTCAGCATTTCCGTCAGGCAGCAGATGAAGGGACAGTAAAATCAGGAGATCCAATGAATTCAGCTGCAGCCGCTGATGTGAGGTCTagggaaaatatatttttgttgcaGGAGGCAGATTTCATAGTGTGCTTTCAGTGGACAAACATGTATCCAAGTAGGGACAGACATAAGACAAGTGGTTTTCGCAGGTTGTCACGAATGTATATAGTCAACAATCTGAGGACACAGTAATGGTACTAAAGcaatagaattttttttttttttttttttcccccacagcAACAAAAGAAAGTGCTTCCTGATGCAAGAAAGACACAAACTGGCTCTGGTGAGTTAACAGAGAGGAATGAGTTTAGTAGAGTTCACTGAGGAGACAGTAACAGCAGTTTGAAGCAAGAAAATTAACagaaatattcatgtttttaaaatgtcctcCTCTGAGTTACTGCTGTCTTCTCTGTGttcagagagaaagatgaaaCCTCTCCTCCCTCGTACCGACTCGTACTTGGTCCCGATCCAGCTCCCCGTCTCCTCCCCCTTCTACCTGCCGTCCTCCTCGGCCCCGTTTCTCCTGTCGTCCTCGCAGCAGAAAAGGAACATTTCACGAGGAACCAAGAGAGTGCGGATAGCCCCCAAGGTAACAACTCTGCCCTGCACCACAGAATGATGGATGAATCTTTAAAGTACTAAATCTGATATATTTCAGCATAGTACTCATATGGGATCAGCTTTTCAAGAGAGGCAGTGGTTATTGTGGGTAGACTTCGTATTTATGTGTTGAAACGTGTGTGAATCTGATGGTATGTTTATCTGACAGGTGGAAAAAAGCGACGCTCCAGCTGTTGTTCTGTTTCCTGAAAAGAGCGATGGCTTTCAGAGGGAGATCAAGCAGGAGCCGGTGTGTGTTCCGATTAAATGCGAGACTCCCAAAGCTCCGAGGACACAAGCCAGCAGCTCCAGGCGTAAACAGCGTCTGATTCGCTCTGTGGACGAGGAgcccgtcctcctctgtcctgaCAACACTTTCTTTGACTCTGGCGTCGCCTCAGATGCCTCCATGTTCCACGACATGCAGGACACTACggctg contains the following coding sequences:
- the rhno1 gene encoding RAD9, HUS1, RAD1-interacting nuclear orphan protein 1, with amino-acid sequence MPRKASNTGKPPLLFLERPLNGARLQNEPDVRAALQPKEFFTETQAQSSSTLNSWVNPQFDTSLAAAPPARRGRRKCQSTTSILDRCSQLSRKTSVCKFPSLSFQTRSRDQQPKSTRAKKATESAPAPDEGNLPHRSCRLKKAVSCAQHVQMPKRQSASIRRKKVETFSDGAASSSRCVDQAEASPIRVEKCTIPANALTPDSTEFSSIGPAPDVDTPKLIQEGSSCPSSPSVHKLLAQSCSPPSNQPPDILVADTPERDYGLKVTWRKRKGLMLLLKTRGLLSDSDVIIHS
- the foxm1 gene encoding forkhead box protein M1 isoform X1 encodes the protein MRRSPRRPLILKRRKLPFQQNDATTAAGSQSQIAESGSEESTKPDASRCFPDGIRIMNHPSMPDTQVVVIPKTADLQSIIGALTAKGKECGAQGPNKFILLSESGSCNNGSFCQTAAEVDGVSTMRADSQPVKVETMRKPPDAKPLTGIKSFNKELECRPLDESLTNIQWLGKMSPSTLEPAPPKQVTGKENRDTDVQAPQAQDKPAEEVAVQQPNSERPPYSYMAMIQFAINSQKNRRMTLKEIYTWIEEHFPYFREVAKPGWKNSIRHNLSLHDMFIRDTSPDGKVSFWTIRPEANRCLTLDQVYRPGCDPMTAPVQVPMLLFPHQQQKKVLPDARKTQTGSERKMKPLLPRTDSYLVPIQLPVSSPFYLPSSSAPFLLSSSQQKRNISRGTKRVRIAPKVEKSDAPAVVLFPEKSDGFQREIKQEPVCVPIKCETPKAPRTQASSSRRKQRLIRSVDEEPVLLCPDNTFFDSGVASDASMFHDMQDTTAEEQKPEQHTPEREFSFKTPIKSNSQLTSSTPSKPPFNATPETWKVTPVGKGLQTVLDFSPIRTPGGPAVTPRHDYNSFSFSSTPFKDWPLFNSPRELLNSAPSRVTGPADSPTDNPQSSCSRELLQAGGVTPTNRSITEGLVLDTMNDSLSKILVDISFSCLDDDDLGMANISWSEFIPQFK
- the foxm1 gene encoding forkhead box protein M1 isoform X2; translated protein: MRRSPRRPLILKRRKLPFQQNDATTAAGSQSQIAESGSEESTKPDASRCFPDGIRIMNHPSMPDTQVVVIPKTADLQSIIGALTAKGKECGAQGPNKFILLSESGSCNNGSFCQTAAEVDGVSTMRADSQPVKVETMRKPPDAKPLTGIKSFNKELECRPLDESLTNIQWLGKMSPSTLEPAPPKQVTGKENRDTDVQAPQDKPAEEVAVQQPNSERPPYSYMAMIQFAINSQKNRRMTLKEIYTWIEEHFPYFREVAKPGWKNSIRHNLSLHDMFIRDTSPDGKVSFWTIRPEANRCLTLDQVYRPGCDPMTAPVQVPMLLFPHQQQKKVLPDARKTQTGSERKMKPLLPRTDSYLVPIQLPVSSPFYLPSSSAPFLLSSSQQKRNISRGTKRVRIAPKVEKSDAPAVVLFPEKSDGFQREIKQEPVCVPIKCETPKAPRTQASSSRRKQRLIRSVDEEPVLLCPDNTFFDSGVASDASMFHDMQDTTAEEQKPEQHTPEREFSFKTPIKSNSQLTSSTPSKPPFNATPETWKVTPVGKGLQTVLDFSPIRTPGGPAVTPRHDYNSFSFSSTPFKDWPLFNSPRELLNSAPSRVTGPADSPTDNPQSSCSRELLQAGGVTPTNRSITEGLVLDTMNDSLSKILVDISFSCLDDDDLGMANISWSEFIPQFK